A region from the Deinococcus ruber genome encodes:
- a CDS encoding non-ribosomal peptide synthetase: MTTTTPSTASLSPDEKRALLLRLLRERGKLAEQTPPAAVSAPLPRLIPDPAQRFEPFALTDIQHAYWIGRSDSLELGGVGAHIYSEFDLPITDTARMSRAWRQVVERHDLLRMVVRPDGRQQVLEHVPAYEIAEGDLRGLSLEQQEDALGRSREAMQARRYDPGEWPMFAAQVFRLQDGLSRVCISFDMLILDLRSFQIVLEEWFQFYADPGLTLPPLPITFRDYLSAQATLRGSEAEQQAQAYWFARAEELPPAPPLPLRRPSPEHDTRTFTRRRAELPPERWKRLKAQAAASGLTPAAVLLGAFSQVLAGWSGERHFTLNLTVFNRLPLHPAVPKLVGDFTSTVLLECDLRPTEPFTARVSRLQEQLFADLEHRALSGVRVQRELARLHGAARALRPVVFTSHLAGGLEAGDSFAPVLPVQVVYGLSQTPQVSLDHQVYEQGGSLIMQWDTRDGLYPPGLLDEMFAANVALLNVLIDDPRTWTATQHALAPLPEAEPPQTFHDPFSSPATLHSLFEDRAAQQPHAPALISGTRTLTYHELEQRSAALAASLNTRGGVVAVVLERGWEGVVAILGVLRAGAAYLPIDPDVPEERLKLLLNSSGAATVLTHSSRTHPQLHATLTRVLPPSAHLLSIEDAFSPADTPILARPVQPTDLAYIIYTSGSTGLPKGVMIDHRGAVNTVLDVNARYRVTTDDVVLGVSALTFDLSVYDVFGTLAAGATLVLPDHAGRRDPRHWLTLVQAHGVTVWNSVPALLGLLLEVTPDTRLLSTLRLILLSGDWIPLPLMSRVLHELPAARVVSLGGATEASIWSVLYEVQALDPHWSSIPYGRAMTHQQMHVLDASLNPAPDHVPGELFIGGVGLALGYWRDAERSAERFFYHPRTGERLYRTGDLARRLPGGTLELLGRVDRQVKLHGHRIELGEIEAALRGLPEVQEALVMLRPDARGRPALSAYVVPDVELVQAAAMPPEVMAELIESAEVLHPFSSGDPALDQELALLGTLEERSRFKGRHLARPVVPGSAGYSLAPPTGPHLERLAQRRSFRRFSLELLESELLRSWLGVLLPDALSGRRRYASAGDLYPVQTYLWVRPGRVEGLPAGLYALDAGAGELLPVPGAAALSRRAYHPLINRPMFDEAAFALFLVAELRAIAPVYGDKSLHFATLEAGLMTGLLELQAAGTALGLCQVGELNEALLAPTLRLTRTQRLLHSLVGGRLEADSADAARAGGISDLRPSVRLARLHERISQLPDAQAASLLAATRKEPS; the protein is encoded by the coding sequence GTGACGACCACGACCCCTTCCACTGCTTCCCTCAGCCCCGACGAAAAGCGGGCGCTGCTGCTGCGGCTGCTGCGCGAGCGGGGCAAACTGGCCGAACAGACGCCACCCGCTGCCGTCTCTGCGCCCCTGCCCCGCCTGATTCCCGACCCGGCCCAGCGCTTCGAGCCGTTCGCACTCACCGACATCCAGCACGCCTACTGGATCGGACGCAGCGACAGTCTGGAACTCGGCGGCGTCGGAGCGCACATCTACAGCGAATTCGACCTGCCGATCACCGACACCGCCCGCATGAGCCGGGCGTGGCGGCAGGTGGTCGAGCGCCACGATCTGCTGCGAATGGTGGTGCGCCCGGATGGTCGTCAGCAGGTGCTGGAGCACGTGCCCGCGTATGAAATCGCGGAAGGCGATCTGCGCGGCCTGTCGCTGGAGCAGCAGGAAGACGCCCTGGGTCGCAGCCGCGAGGCGATGCAGGCCAGGCGTTACGATCCCGGCGAGTGGCCGATGTTCGCGGCGCAGGTCTTCCGCCTTCAGGACGGGCTGAGCCGGGTCTGTATCAGTTTCGACATGCTGATTCTCGATCTCCGCAGCTTTCAGATCGTGCTGGAGGAGTGGTTTCAGTTCTACGCCGATCCCGGCCTGACCCTGCCGCCGCTGCCCATCACCTTCCGCGACTATCTGAGCGCCCAGGCTACGCTGCGCGGTTCCGAGGCCGAGCAGCAGGCCCAGGCGTACTGGTTCGCCCGCGCCGAAGAGCTGCCGCCCGCGCCTCCGCTGCCGCTGCGCCGCCCTTCGCCGGAACACGATACCCGCACCTTTACCCGCCGCCGCGCCGAGCTGCCCCCCGAGCGCTGGAAGCGGCTGAAGGCGCAGGCGGCAGCTTCCGGCCTGACGCCCGCTGCCGTGCTGCTGGGCGCGTTCTCGCAGGTGCTGGCGGGCTGGAGCGGTGAGCGGCACTTCACGCTCAATCTGACGGTGTTCAACCGCCTGCCGCTTCATCCGGCGGTGCCCAAACTGGTCGGAGACTTCACCAGTACCGTGCTGCTGGAATGCGACCTGAGGCCCACCGAACCCTTCACGGCCCGCGTATCGCGCCTTCAGGAACAGCTGTTTGCCGATCTGGAACACCGCGCCCTGAGCGGCGTGCGCGTCCAGCGCGAACTGGCGCGGCTGCACGGCGCGGCACGGGCGCTGCGTCCGGTGGTCTTTACCAGCCATCTGGCGGGCGGCCTGGAGGCGGGCGACAGCTTCGCGCCCGTCCTGCCCGTGCAGGTGGTATACGGCCTGTCTCAGACGCCGCAGGTGTCGCTCGACCATCAGGTGTACGAGCAGGGCGGCAGCCTGATCATGCAGTGGGACACGCGGGACGGCCTGTACCCGCCGGGCCTGCTGGATGAGATGTTCGCGGCGAATGTGGCGCTGCTGAACGTCCTGATTGACGATCCGCGCACCTGGACCGCCACCCAGCACGCGCTAGCTCCGCTGCCGGAAGCCGAGCCGCCGCAGACATTCCACGATCCCTTTTCCAGCCCCGCCACGCTGCACAGCCTGTTTGAAGACCGCGCCGCGCAGCAGCCCCACGCTCCGGCACTGATCTCGGGCACCAGAACCCTGACGTACCACGAGCTGGAGCAACGTTCGGCGGCGCTGGCGGCCAGCCTGAACACTCGGGGCGGGGTGGTGGCGGTGGTGCTGGAGCGCGGCTGGGAAGGCGTTGTGGCGATATTGGGTGTGCTGCGGGCGGGGGCGGCCTATCTGCCCATCGACCCGGATGTTCCCGAGGAGCGCCTGAAATTGCTGCTGAATTCCAGCGGCGCGGCCACCGTTCTGACGCACTCCAGCCGCACGCACCCGCAGCTGCACGCCACCCTGACGCGGGTGCTGCCCCCATCGGCACACCTGCTCAGCATCGAAGACGCCTTCTCGCCCGCTGACACGCCCATTCTTGCCCGCCCGGTGCAGCCCACCGACCTCGCCTACATCATCTACACGTCCGGCTCGACGGGTCTGCCCAAAGGTGTGATGATCGACCACCGGGGCGCGGTCAATACCGTGCTGGACGTGAATGCCCGCTACAGGGTGACTACCGATGACGTGGTGCTGGGCGTCTCGGCTCTGACGTTTGATCTGTCGGTCTACGACGTGTTCGGAACGCTGGCGGCGGGCGCAACACTGGTGCTCCCCGACCATGCCGGGCGGCGCGATCCCCGGCACTGGCTGACGCTGGTTCAGGCACACGGCGTCACCGTCTGGAATTCGGTTCCGGCCCTGCTGGGACTGCTGCTGGAGGTCACGCCCGATACACGCCTGCTGTCCACTCTGCGCCTGATCCTGCTGAGCGGCGACTGGATTCCGCTGCCCCTGATGAGCCGCGTGCTGCATGAACTTCCCGCTGCACGGGTGGTCAGTCTGGGTGGGGCCACCGAAGCCTCGATCTGGTCGGTGCTGTACGAGGTGCAGGCGCTCGATCCGCACTGGAGCAGCATTCCTTACGGGCGGGCCATGACGCACCAGCAGATGCACGTCCTCGACGCCTCGCTCAATCCGGCCCCCGACCATGTACCGGGCGAACTGTTTATCGGCGGAGTGGGGCTGGCGCTGGGCTACTGGCGCGACGCCGAACGCAGCGCCGAGCGCTTCTTTTACCACCCGCGCACAGGTGAGCGGCTGTACCGCACGGGCGATCTGGCGCGGCGGCTGCCGGGCGGCACGCTGGAACTGCTGGGCCGGGTCGACCGTCAGGTGAAGCTGCACGGGCACCGCATCGAACTGGGCGAGATCGAGGCGGCGCTGCGGGGGCTGCCGGAGGTGCAGGAAGCGCTGGTAATGCTGCGCCCCGATGCACGCGGCAGGCCCGCCCTGAGCGCCTACGTGGTGCCGGATGTGGAACTGGTGCAGGCCGCAGCCATGCCGCCCGAAGTGATGGCGGAGCTGATCGAATCTGCCGAGGTGCTGCACCCGTTTTCTAGTGGCGACCCCGCGCTGGATCAGGAACTGGCGCTGCTCGGCACGCTGGAGGAGCGCAGTCGCTTCAAGGGGCGGCATCTGGCGCGGCCTGTGGTGCCCGGCAGCGCGGGGTACTCGCTCGCGCCCCCGACTGGCCCGCATCTGGAGCGGCTGGCGCAGCGGCGCAGCTTCCGGCGGTTTTCGCTCGAACTGCTCGAATCGGAGCTGCTGCGCTCGTGGCTGGGCGTGCTGCTTCCAGACGCACTCAGTGGGCGGCGGCGCTACGCCTCGGCGGGCGACCTGTACCCGGTGCAGACGTACCTGTGGGTCAGGCCGGGCCGGGTGGAAGGGCTGCCCGCTGGCCTGTACGCGCTCGATGCCGGGGCGGGCGAGCTGCTGCCTGTGCCGGGGGCAGCGGCGCTCAGTCGCCGGGCGTATCACCCGCTCATCAATCGCCCGATGTTCGACGAGGCGGCGTTCGCGCTGTTTCTGGTGGCCGAGCTGCGGGCCATTGCCCCGGTGTACGGCGATAAATCTCTGCATTTCGCCACGCTCGAAGCGGGCCTGATGACCGGGCTGCTGGAACTTCAGGCGGCGGGCACGGCACTGGGGCTGTGTCAGGTGGGCGAACTGAACGAAGCGCTGCTGGCCCCCACCCTGCGCCTGACGCGCACCCAGCGCCTGCTGCATTCACTGGTGGGCGGGCGGCTGGAAGCAGACAGTGCAGATGCTGCCCGCGCTGGCGGAATCTCCGACCTGCGCCCCTCTGTGCGGCTGGCCCGCCTTCACGAGCGTATTTCGCAGCTTCCAGACGCACAGGCGGCGTCGTTGCTGGCAGCCACCAGGAAGGAGCCGTCATGA
- a CDS encoding thioester reductase domain-containing protein, with protein sequence MTAPLTPVQRELLAALLPAADLSAAPTEAELLAAIVRGLERQLPAHLLPRAYAVLPAFPLTRNGKIDLDALPDVKAGMAGEVAAPRSDTERRLAALFCEVLGREQVGIHDDFFVLGGDSLLATELGVKVTAAFGVELPIALVFSAPSVAGLAAGIASVRALTPEQPPESEIDLSVLGLSDAETAQPGGLEQPTAALRPDITLDDDIWPAAGETAPDPAAWRHIFLTGGTGYFGAHLLAELQSRTQATVHCLVRAATAQDALERLRIAQRRYLPQRPLDESRIRAVPGDLTQPRFGLGEAAFAALADATDAIFHAGANVNFAYSYATLKPANVGACQDIFRLAVRGRLKSVQFISTVNIFSSPRLAGRASIPESEDISALPSVIGGYAQSRWVAEGVARLARARGIPVSIYRPGIIGGDSSSGVSNENDALCRLFKGCVQLGVIPQLSSQLNIVTAEYAAAGTVALALNADALGGTYHLVNGEPSPLGALFGYLRSYGYALASTDYGDWQARIEAAGPANALYPLLPIIAHLSVGEATGLKYPHFEGAGAARLLLPLGIECPNIGADLVRRYLGGMVASGFLPAPGAPS encoded by the coding sequence ATGACCGCCCCCCTCACGCCAGTGCAGCGCGAACTGCTGGCGGCCCTGCTGCCTGCCGCCGACCTCAGCGCCGCGCCCACCGAGGCCGAGCTGCTGGCGGCCATCGTGCGCGGTCTGGAACGGCAGTTGCCCGCCCACCTGCTGCCGCGTGCTTACGCTGTGCTGCCTGCCTTTCCGCTCACCCGCAACGGCAAAATTGACCTGGATGCGCTGCCAGACGTGAAAGCAGGCATGGCAGGCGAGGTGGCCGCCCCCAGAAGCGACACCGAGCGCAGGCTGGCCGCGCTCTTCTGCGAAGTGCTGGGGCGCGAGCAGGTCGGCATTCACGATGATTTCTTCGTGCTGGGCGGCGATTCGCTGCTCGCCACCGAACTGGGCGTGAAGGTGACGGCGGCGTTCGGCGTCGAGTTGCCCATCGCGCTGGTGTTCAGTGCGCCGAGCGTGGCGGGGCTGGCAGCGGGCATCGCCTCGGTGCGGGCACTGACACCGGAACAGCCGCCGGAATCCGAGATAGACCTGTCTGTTCTGGGACTGAGCGACGCCGAAACCGCGCAGCCGGGCGGCCTGGAGCAGCCCACCGCCGCGCTGAGGCCGGATATTACATTGGATGACGACATCTGGCCCGCAGCGGGAGAGACCGCACCCGACCCGGCGGCGTGGCGACACATCTTTCTGACGGGTGGAACGGGGTATTTCGGCGCTCATCTGCTGGCCGAATTGCAGAGCCGAACACAGGCGACGGTTCACTGTCTGGTGCGGGCTGCCACAGCGCAGGACGCGCTGGAACGCCTGCGGATTGCTCAGCGCCGTTACCTGCCGCAGCGCCCGCTCGACGAATCGAGAATCCGTGCCGTTCCCGGCGACCTGACGCAGCCGCGCTTCGGGCTGGGTGAAGCGGCGTTTGCTGCACTGGCAGACGCCACAGACGCGATTTTCCATGCCGGAGCCAACGTCAATTTCGCGTACTCCTATGCCACCCTCAAACCCGCCAACGTGGGTGCGTGTCAGGACATCTTCCGGCTGGCGGTGCGCGGGCGGTTGAAATCGGTGCAGTTCATCAGCACCGTCAACATCTTTTCCAGTCCCAGGCTGGCGGGGCGGGCCAGCATTCCCGAATCCGAAGACATTTCCGCGCTTCCAAGCGTGATTGGCGGCTACGCCCAGAGCCGCTGGGTGGCCGAAGGTGTGGCGCGGCTGGCGCGGGCGCGGGGCATTCCGGTCAGCATCTACCGCCCCGGCATCATCGGCGGAGACAGCAGCAGCGGCGTCAGCAACGAGAACGACGCGCTGTGCCGCCTGTTTAAAGGCTGCGTGCAGCTGGGCGTGATTCCGCAGCTTTCCAGCCAGCTCAATATCGTGACTGCCGAGTATGCGGCGGCGGGAACAGTCGCCCTGGCGCTGAACGCCGACGCGCTGGGCGGCACCTACCATCTGGTAAACGGCGAGCCGAGTCCGCTGGGAGCGCTGTTCGGATACCTGCGAAGCTACGGCTACGCGCTCGCATCCACCGATTACGGCGACTGGCAGGCCCGAATCGAGGCGGCGGGGCCAGCCAACGCGCTGTATCCGCTGCTGCCGATCATCGCGCACCTCAGCGTGGGCGAGGCCACCGGGCTGAAATACCCGCACTTCGAGGGGGCCGGGGCCGCCCGGTTGCTGCTGCCGCTGGGCATCGAATGTCCGAATATCGGGGCCGATCTGGTGCGGCGGTATCTCGGCGGCATGGTCGCCAGCGGCTTTCTGCCCGCACCGGGGGCACCCTCATGA
- a CDS encoding aspartate aminotransferase family protein: MTAGWTLSAEQSRSLATLCGGNRAVLGVAAQVATRQRRSLEWHARSLDSVAAGRSQLPYFSPLLPICTESAQGPHVWCADGHRYIDAHMGYTSGILGHNPPEVVEGLRAALGRRPGAGYFVQEGVELAELVCELVPGLERVAFLHSGADAVTAALRLARAHTRRTLIAKFEGCYHGWHESGLVNTALTWAGRPGEGPLGSIVPEFATGGMPHSAGAEFLILPYGDALALELIERHASELAGVLLDPVPRFMMNDLAGAQAFTQRLRDLTAALNIPLIFDEVVTGFRLAPGGVAQAFGIRPDLSVFGKITAGLGVPLSMVGGRAELLSRASTAGLVGDYVGQKVWMSTTHAANSLALTASLLQLRSLRAAGPELFAPLDAHHAHIGEAVRRIAAELGIPVRLDGHARLYSMFSFQTDPPDPAALSAAAADAHNPARSYFRSFTPGNVRAARLLTLYLRLQGVYMETLPTLDLSAAHTADDAAQLVSGLETALGSMQRHGVFL; this comes from the coding sequence ATGACCGCTGGCTGGACGCTGAGTGCCGAGCAGAGCCGCTCGCTGGCGACCCTGTGCGGCGGAAACCGGGCGGTGCTGGGTGTGGCGGCGCAGGTGGCAACCCGGCAGCGCAGATCGCTGGAGTGGCACGCCCGCAGCCTGGACAGTGTGGCGGCGGGACGCTCGCAGTTGCCGTATTTCAGTCCGCTGTTGCCGATCTGTACCGAATCGGCGCAGGGGCCGCATGTGTGGTGCGCCGACGGACACCGCTACATCGATGCCCACATGGGTTACACCTCCGGCATCCTGGGCCACAACCCGCCGGAGGTGGTGGAGGGGCTGCGGGCAGCGCTGGGACGCAGGCCAGGAGCGGGCTACTTCGTGCAGGAGGGTGTCGAGCTGGCGGAACTGGTGTGCGAACTGGTGCCGGGCCTGGAGCGGGTCGCCTTTCTGCACTCCGGGGCCGACGCGGTGACGGCGGCGCTGCGGTTGGCCCGCGCCCACACGCGCCGCACGCTCATCGCCAAGTTCGAGGGCTGCTATCACGGCTGGCACGAAAGCGGGCTGGTCAATACCGCGCTCACCTGGGCGGGCAGACCGGGCGAGGGGCCGCTCGGCAGCATCGTGCCCGAGTTTGCCACGGGCGGCATGCCGCACTCGGCGGGCGCAGAGTTCCTGATCCTGCCCTACGGCGACGCGCTGGCGCTGGAGCTGATCGAGCGGCATGCCTCCGAGCTGGCGGGCGTGCTGCTCGACCCTGTTCCGCGCTTCATGATGAACGATCTGGCCGGGGCGCAGGCGTTTACCCAGCGGCTGCGCGACCTGACGGCGGCGCTGAACATCCCGCTGATCTTCGACGAGGTGGTCACGGGCTTTCGCCTCGCGCCGGGCGGGGTGGCGCAGGCGTTCGGCATTCGCCCCGACCTGAGTGTGTTCGGCAAGATCACGGCGGGCCTGGGTGTTCCGCTCAGCATGGTGGGCGGGCGGGCCGAGCTGCTCAGCCGCGCCAGTACCGCCGGGCTGGTGGGCGATTACGTGGGCCAGAAGGTCTGGATGAGCACCACGCACGCGGCCAATTCGCTGGCTCTGACGGCCTCGCTGCTGCAACTGCGCTCGCTGAGGGCAGCGGGGCCGGAGCTGTTCGCCCCCCTCGACGCCCACCACGCGCACATCGGGGAAGCAGTGCGGCGAATCGCTGCCGAGCTGGGCATTCCGGTGCGCCTCGACGGACACGCCCGGCTGTACTCGATGTTCAGCTTTCAGACCGATCCGCCCGACCCGGCGGCCCTTTCTGCGGCAGCGGCAGACGCGCACAATCCGGCCCGCTCCTATTTTCGCTCGTTCACCCCCGGCAACGTGCGGGCGGCGCGGCTGCTGACGCTGTATCTGCGGCTTCAGGGCGTGTACATGGAGACGCTGCCCACGCTCGACCTGTCGGCGGCGCACACCGCAGACGACGCCGCGCAGCTCGTGTCCGGACTGGAAACGGCGCTGGGCAGCATGCAGCGGCACGGGGTATTCCTGTGA
- a CDS encoding GNAT family N-acetyltransferase, translated as MIEVRPFDGDPADLAAFINACWNDRYLARDLIPTYTAADLCWQMLDSPDRSFHLAAYDGPELVGCFLADRVRVRLNGQTIEGTQGSYLSVHPEYGTRGVATRLINTLERLHRAHDLKFFLGYVNASPTSSAYKFWSSFQRTFPKRYRTLGPVHFWMRFLKAGRMASELDNAAEALGLKALSVLQPAPAARAGSSVRALRSGDLAACHLLLDAGAQRHRLAQLWDADSLRHELATSPVSRTLVSSNGSGVQGLATSFHWPMQGRGRIPAEVIDLLLFTDLSAAGKRELLRSCVADIAARGAWVAVLPRPDFRDAATFLACGFVPIPAVCTLMTLFPSAELDWSELSGAGERGALRFR; from the coding sequence GTGATCGAAGTTCGGCCTTTTGACGGCGACCCCGCCGACCTCGCGGCGTTCATCAACGCCTGCTGGAATGATCGCTATCTTGCCCGCGACCTGATTCCGACGTACACCGCCGCCGATCTGTGCTGGCAGATGCTGGACTCTCCAGACCGTTCGTTTCATCTGGCGGCCTACGACGGCCCTGAGCTGGTGGGCTGTTTTCTGGCCGACCGCGTGCGGGTGCGGCTGAACGGGCAGACGATAGAGGGGACGCAGGGCAGCTATCTCAGCGTTCACCCCGAGTACGGCACACGCGGCGTGGCGACCCGGCTGATCAATACGCTGGAGCGGCTGCACCGCGCCCACGACCTGAAGTTCTTTCTGGGCTACGTCAACGCCTCTCCCACGTCGAGCGCTTACAAGTTCTGGTCGTCGTTCCAGCGCACCTTTCCGAAGCGTTACCGCACGTTGGGGCCGGTGCATTTCTGGATGCGCTTTCTGAAGGCGGGCCGCATGGCATCCGAACTGGACAACGCTGCCGAGGCGCTGGGATTGAAGGCGCTGTCTGTGCTTCAGCCCGCGCCCGCAGCCCGCGCCGGGTCGTCCGTTCGTGCGCTGCGTTCCGGCGATCTGGCCGCCTGCCATCTGCTGCTCGATGCCGGGGCGCAGCGTCACCGCCTCGCGCAGCTCTGGGACGCTGATTCGCTGCGTCACGAACTCGCCACGTCACCGGTTTCGCGCACCCTGGTGTCCTCGAATGGCAGCGGCGTTCAGGGCCTCGCCACCTCGTTTCACTGGCCCATGCAGGGGCGGGGCCGCATTCCCGCCGAGGTGATCGATCTGCTGCTCTTCACTGACCTTTCGGCAGCAGGAAAACGCGAGCTGCTGCGCTCCTGCGTGGCTGATATCGCGGCACGCGGGGCGTGGGTCGCCGTGCTGCCGCGCCCCGATTTCCGCGACGCCGCCACTTTCCTGGCCTGCGGGTTCGTGCCGATTCCAGCCGTCTGCACCCTGATGACGCTGTTTCCCTCGGCAGAGCTGGACTGGTCGGAGCTGAGTGGGGCGGGGGAGAGGGGAGCGCTGCGGTTCCGCTGA
- a CDS encoding coproporphyrinogen-III oxidase family protein, producing MPNLNSVPAARRYLETNLHQRQVNKVLHSFPSPRFWKDRERGPLDVRPPGTDAPSCELYVALPFCLVTQPSHCGYCLFPTEGYQNQDQLEVYLNALEREGEQYRERWQALEPRSIFIGGGTPNLLKVHQYPRLLNMIYGLLPSLPPGTPVTLEGIPQLFSRDKLLAMKDHGVTRISMGAQQLDAGLSRLSGRMQQPKHVFQAVEWAAELGLGCNVDLIYGWPQQTPAHMRRDLQDLMASGVQHITHYELNVGGATDFALNHRDELPSPELVREMYFGAAELLAQGGYAQLTPSDFQKVEPGAAPGFVYEECRRSFDAHDVWAWGYAAISDFPNHHHSQEAGGWTFMNQRNLPGYYGLLNDGKIPVECGYARSPADLRLSLLFRNLQSLSVDTASYRHNFERDVLEEFSPIWQACAELGLLHISPEAIRLTPEGAYRVPLIQTALMQGRVEEITEAHFAQLRAAAGRVDAGRGAAP from the coding sequence ATGCCCAATCTGAACAGTGTGCCCGCTGCCCGGCGCTATCTGGAAACCAATCTGCATCAGCGGCAGGTCAACAAGGTGCTGCACAGTTTTCCGTCGCCGCGTTTTTGGAAGGACAGAGAGCGTGGCCCGCTGGACGTGCGCCCGCCCGGCACCGACGCTCCGAGCTGCGAGCTGTATGTGGCGCTGCCGTTCTGCCTGGTCACGCAGCCGTCTCACTGCGGCTACTGCCTGTTTCCCACCGAGGGCTATCAGAATCAGGATCAGCTGGAGGTGTACCTGAACGCGCTGGAGCGGGAAGGCGAGCAGTACCGGGAGCGCTGGCAGGCACTGGAGCCGCGCAGCATCTTCATCGGCGGCGGCACGCCCAATCTGCTCAAGGTGCATCAGTATCCGCGCCTGCTGAACATGATTTACGGGCTGCTGCCCAGTCTGCCGCCGGGCACCCCAGTCACGCTGGAAGGCATTCCGCAGCTCTTCAGCCGCGACAAACTGCTTGCCATGAAAGATCACGGCGTCACGCGCATCAGCATGGGGGCGCAGCAGCTCGACGCGGGCCTCAGCCGCCTGAGCGGGCGAATGCAGCAGCCAAAACACGTGTTTCAGGCGGTGGAATGGGCCGCCGAGCTGGGTCTGGGCTGCAACGTCGATCTGATCTACGGCTGGCCGCAGCAGACCCCCGCGCACATGCGCCGCGACCTGCAAGACCTGATGGCAAGCGGCGTGCAGCACATCACGCATTACGAGCTGAACGTGGGTGGGGCCACCGATTTTGCGCTGAATCACCGCGACGAGTTGCCCTCGCCGGAACTGGTGCGCGAGATGTACTTCGGGGCGGCAGAGCTGCTGGCACAGGGCGGGTACGCGCAGCTCACCCCCTCCGATTTTCAGAAAGTGGAGCCGGGTGCCGCGCCGGGGTTCGTCTACGAGGAATGCCGCCGCAGCTTCGATGCCCACGATGTCTGGGCCTGGGGCTACGCGGCGATCAGCGATTTCCCGAATCATCACCACTCACAGGAAGCGGGCGGCTGGACCTTCATGAATCAGCGCAATCTGCCCGGCTATTACGGGCTGCTGAATGACGGGAAAATCCCCGTCGAATGCGGCTACGCCCGCAGCCCCGCCGATCTGAGGCTGTCGCTGTTGTTTCGCAATCTCCAGTCGCTGAGCGTGGACACAGCGAGCTATCGCCACAATTTCGAGCGCGACGTGCTGGAGGAGTTTTCTCCGATCTGGCAGGCCTGCGCGGAACTGGGCCTGCTGCATATCAGCCCGGAAGCCATCCGTCTGACCCCAGAAGGCGCTTACCGCGTGCCGCTCATCCAGACCGCGTTGATGCAGGGCCGGGTCGAGGAGATCACCGAGGCGCATTTTGCTCAGCTCAGGGCAGCGGCGGGTCGTGTGGATGCCGGGCGCGGGGCCGCCCCATGA